A stretch of DNA from Terriglobales bacterium:
TCAGCTCGAATCCGGCGGCCCAGTATCTCATCGCCCGCGCCGCCCGCATGGCGCAACGCCTCGATGCCGAGCTGTTCGTCATCTACGTGGACACCGGGGTAGACGGTACCCCGGAAAACCAGCGGACGCTCGGCCAGAACATCCGCTTCGCCGAGGACGTTGGCGCCCAGCTTATCAAGACCGAAGGCAAGTCGGTGGCCGAAGCGGTGGCCAAGGTGGTGAAAGAGAAGCACATCACCCAGGTCATCTTCGGGCGGTCGGCGCAGACGGGATGGAAGAAATATCTATATCTCTCCGCCATCCACCGGTTCCTGCGCGATGCCCCGCCGGTTGACGTTCACATCGTGTCCCAGGAAGTGAAATAGGGCAGTGCCTTCCTTGCCTGCTCTCCCCGGTCCCGTAACCGGAAAGGGCCGCCCCACAAACTCTTACGAATACCAGCTGTCCTCCCACCATCCCGCCCCATTCTGGCCACTTACAAAACCTTTACGAACCCCTTAGCCCACCCTTACTGCCGCGGATGTCGAATGTATGCCTGTGACATCGATGCTTGCAACCGTCGGATTCATCGTCTTTGACCTCGCAGGGGTTGCCTTTCTTCTGTGGTGTCTGGTCAACTTCGTCCGCGAAGACAGGCATCACCGGAGGAATAACGTGAAGGTCATGTACATCGAGCCATTGCCGCAACCCACCAGCACGAACGTTGTTCCCATCGGCAGCACACCTTCTGCCTCGCAAAAAGGCAGGAAAGTAAAGATGGCGCTCATGTTGGTGCTGGTTCTTGCGGTCGCTCCCGCCGCCTACGGACAGGGAACAAGTAGGTCGGATCCGGACCAGCGCGAGATCCAGGAGCTTCGGCAACTGGTTCGCGAGTTGCGCGACCGGGTGGCTGCCCTGGAGTCGCGGAACGGCACGCCACCGGCTGCTCCAGTCGTTGCCTCCGATGCCAAGGGGCAGGCGCCTGCCGCTCCGCTGAGCGACGCCGACCGCGGCACGCTGGACTTCTTCCGCGGCACCACCATCAATGTCGGCCTGGATGGCTATTACGGCTACAACTTCAACCGGCCGGTCGGGCGGGTGAACCTGTTACGCGCCTACGACGTGATGAGCGACAGCTTCAGCCTCAACCAGGCGAGCCTGATCGTGGAGCGCGCTCCCGATGTGGCCGCGGGCCGCCGCTTGGGAGCAAGGTTAGACCTTCAGTACGGCCAGGCCCCGGAAACGTCGCAGGGCAGCGCCGCCAACGAGTTGCGGCCCCAGGCATATCGGACGCTCTGGCAAGCATACGGAACTTACGTTGCGCCCCTCGGTAGCGGGCTCACCGTCGATTTCGGGAAGTGGGCCAGTTCGCTGGGGACCGAGGCCAACTACACCAAAGACCAGATGAACTATTCGCGCTCCTACCTCTTTAATTTCCTGCCGTTCTATCACCTGGGCGTGCGCGCGACCTACAGCTTCGCCCCTTGGTTCACCGCGACGTACGCAGTGGTCAATGGGATTCAACAAAGCGAGGACTTCAACAGCGCGAAGTCGCAAATGGTGTTCCTGAACTTCAAGCCGGCGAAGTCGCTGAGCTGGAACGTGAATTACTACACCGGGGAGGAGCAGCGGGATGTGGTGGCGGTGTTGAACCCCGGGCTGCCCACCGGACCTACACAGCCGGGCCTACCGGTCACGCCGGTGCTGCCCAGGCCGGACGGCCGGACGCACATCATCGATTCCTACATCACTTGGACAGCCACCCCGAAGCTGACCCTCGCGCTGGAAGGCGATTACGTCATCAGCCGCACGTTCAACCAGTCGGCGCCCTCCCATGTGAGCGGAGGCGCGGCGTACGCGCGCTATCAGCTGACGCCGAAGGCGGCGTTGGCGGGCCGCGCCGAGTATCTCTCCGACCGGGGAGGCCTGTTCAGCGGCACGACTCAGGCGCTGAAGGAGACCACGCTGACCTACGAGTACAAGTTCGCCGAAGGCTTCCTGGCGCGCGCCGAGTGGCGCCGCGATTTTTCCAATCAACCCTTCTTCCTGACAGACACAGTGGGATTGCTCAAGCAAGAACAGAACACGGCCACGCTGGGCCTGGTGTGGTGGTTCGGCCAGAAACAGGGAGCCTGGTAGGAGAGTCTCGCGCATTGCTTCCAGTCCACCTTCGCATAACGAACTCTTGACGCACTCTTTAGACAAACTTTATGAGCACCATTGTCCAATGTGAGTAGAGCAACGTTAGGATATCGCGGACCATGTCGTACAGACTCGAGATCGCGTCAATCGTCGCCGGGGTGGGACTTCTTGCCTACCTGGTACGTCTCGGTTGGAGAGAGCTGGGCGAACTCGAGAAGTTGAAGCTAGGGTTAAAGTCAAGAAGGTGACCGTGGTCGGCAGGAGATGGATATGCAGGACTTGATCTATGTTGCAGTCACAATCGCGTTCTTCGTCGTTTCGATCGGATACGTACGATTCTGTGACCGCGTGAAGTGAGGCGAACGTCATGAGCCTGGAAAGCATCATCATGCTCGTAGTAAGCGCACTGACCACCCTATACCTGTTGTACGCGCTATTGCGCCCGGAGAAGTTCTGATGAGCGACACATCCCTTCTTCTGACCTTGGGCGCGGGCTGCGTGCTGTTCGCTTCCCTGCTGTCCCAGGGTAGCGTACGCGTGTGCCAGACCATGTCGCGCATGGGCAAACCGAGGAAGTCCTCTTAGCCGGAAAGCATTCCTTATGACTCTGAATGGATGGATCCAAATCGGTGTTTTTCTCCTCCTGATCCTCGCGGTGACAAAGCCGCTGGGCGTCTTCATGGCGCGAGTCTTCAACCGCCAACGGACCTTCATGGACCCGGTGCTACGGCCTGTCGAGCGCCTGTTGTACCGGCTGACCGGGGTGGACGAGAACCACGAGATGCGCTGGACGGAATACGCCATCGCCATGCTGTTGTTCAGCGTGGTCCCGATGATCGTGCTGTACGGGTTGGAGCGCCTCCAGGGCCTGCTGCCGCTCAACCCGCAGAAGTTCGGGGCGG
This window harbors:
- a CDS encoding outer membrane beta-barrel protein; this encodes MALMLVLVLAVAPAAYGQGTSRSDPDQREIQELRQLVRELRDRVAALESRNGTPPAAPVVASDAKGQAPAAPLSDADRGTLDFFRGTTINVGLDGYYGYNFNRPVGRVNLLRAYDVMSDSFSLNQASLIVERAPDVAAGRRLGARLDLQYGQAPETSQGSAANELRPQAYRTLWQAYGTYVAPLGSGLTVDFGKWASSLGTEANYTKDQMNYSRSYLFNFLPFYHLGVRATYSFAPWFTATYAVVNGIQQSEDFNSAKSQMVFLNFKPAKSLSWNVNYYTGEEQRDVVAVLNPGLPTGPTQPGLPVTPVLPRPDGRTHIIDSYITWTATPKLTLALEGDYVISRTFNQSAPSHVSGGAAYARYQLTPKAALAGRAEYLSDRGGLFSGTTQALKETTLTYEYKFAEGFLARAEWRRDFSNQPFFLTDTVGLLKQEQNTATLGLVWWFGQKQGAW
- the kdpF gene encoding K(+)-transporting ATPase subunit F; the protein is MSLESIIMLVVSALTTLYLLYALLRPEKF